The sequence TCTTTTTTGTTTGCCATATTAAAAGTATTGAACAGGATTTGTATTTTCTTCTGATAAAACGACTGCAAAATTAGTGATTTTTTCTTTAAGATAATCAACAATATAATTTTTTGTATATCTTTCGCTTTCAAAATGACCAATATCTGCTAAAAGCAGTTTGTTTTCTGCTTCATAAAACTGATGGTATTTAAGGTCTGCCGTTAAAAAAGCATCGGCACCAGCTTGTAGTGCGTTTTTTATTGCATAACTTCCTGAACCTCCTAAAACCGCTACTTTTTTTATGTTTTTGTTAATGAAAGCACTGTGTCTAATGCCTCCACATTGCATTTTGTTTTTAACAAATGTTAGGAATTCCGTCTCGTTCATTGGTGTTTCAAATTCACCGATCATTCCTAGACCAATATTTTGATGTTTGTTGGTTAAAGCGTAAATTTCATAGGCAACTTCTTCATAAATATGGTTTTTAAAGAGCGATTTTAAAATTTTCGATTCTAAATGCTTCTCAAAAGTAACCTCGATTTTTATTTCGTTGGTTTCTGTAAATTTATGTTTTTCTCCAATTTCTGGATTGCTATATTCATTACCTTTATAGGTGCCAATTCCATTACTGTTAAAACTGCAATCGTCATAGTTTCCAATTCTTCCTGCACCTGCTTCAAATAATGCGTTACGTAAAATTGTTGCGTTTTCTGGAACAGTATAAGTAACGAGTTTTTTAATAAAGTTTTCTTTTGGAATTAAAACTTTTGCGTTTATTAACCCAAGTGCATTGCAAAATATTTTATTAACGCCTTCTTGATGGTTGTCTAGAGCGGTGTGAATTGCATAAATAGCAATATCATTTTTTATTGCTTTTACAATAGCTCTTTCTACATAGTTTTTACCTGTTATTTTCTTTAATCCGCTAAAAAGAATAGGGTGGAAGCAAACAACAAGATTGCATTTTTTAGCTATAGCTTCATCGATAACGCTTTCTAGCGCATCATGGCAAACTAAAACTCCATTAATATCTTCGTTCTGATTTCCAACTAGTAAACCTACATTGTCAAAATCTTCTGCATAGGCTAAAGGAGCTAGTTCTTCAAGTATAGGTAGTATTTCAAAAAGTTTCATTTGTATTCGGTTATTTTTTATTAGCTAAGAGAATTATTCTAAATATTAGTAACAGCTTGTTGTCTGTTATAAAATTCATTAATTTAATTCTTAGCATAACAAAGAAACGAATAAACACTATAGGATAAAAATAAGAACTAAAAAAATACTATTTTCGTGCTATGATTTTTTTAAGAAAAATACTTTTTCCAGTAGCATTTATATATTGGATAGTAACATATTTGCGTAATTTTTTATACGATGTTGGCATTTTTAAAAGTCAATCTTTTGATGTTCCTATCATTGCAGTAGGAAATTTGAGCGTTGGTGGTACAG is a genomic window of Flavobacterium jumunjinense containing:
- a CDS encoding Nif3-like dinuclear metal center hexameric protein, coding for MKLFEILPILEELAPLAYAEDFDNVGLLVGNQNEDINGVLVCHDALESVIDEAIAKKCNLVVCFHPILFSGLKKITGKNYVERAIVKAIKNDIAIYAIHTALDNHQEGVNKIFCNALGLINAKVLIPKENFIKKLVTYTVPENATILRNALFEAGAGRIGNYDDCSFNSNGIGTYKGNEYSNPEIGEKHKFTETNEIKIEVTFEKHLESKILKSLFKNHIYEEVAYEIYALTNKHQNIGLGMIGEFETPMNETEFLTFVKNKMQCGGIRHSAFINKNIKKVAVLGGSGSYAIKNALQAGADAFLTADLKYHQFYEAENKLLLADIGHFESERYTKNYIVDYLKEKITNFAVVLSEENTNPVQYF